Proteins from a single region of Streptomyces sp. HUAS 15-9:
- a CDS encoding tyrosine-type recombinase/integrase, producing the protein MTVTAAPLRLAARLEEDDGTASALRAAVDQEFLDLLGWSDEVRMLFFPYDHHLLGMPMCRVKGCPQASVARQLCEGCRLRWRQAGKPGVDQFVETARPGTRRTGVADCSVEGCPRPFRSWRNPVCSTHFAQLTRLQVTLEEFLVRDDVVPLPAFGHCEVVACHRKRDGSSPYCHGHRVRWSWAVKRGLSRDDEARWRRTTAPVSANNEVSLRGLAERLVAEILYGIQARTREGLHTTQPVLRTLTNRLRELELPSLAAVDLDQVSRGERGFCSSLVTHVGRFGLTPEGERAKDVWNGAVFGHAGYLRFTAIHQPWLRGAAKKWAFFSLPQRRGKAIATCQDILSAFALLSESLRLQREDGGNDIRSLGRRDITAFTNRLSYLRHTGVISARRTVVVSRCVRSNLARMRSLGLTRPGEPLHGLPDDFALLAEDVPDDPEDTEAGKDLPAEVMRQICEYLPSLAGTKRNGNENRVATELLIDTGRRPMEICQLRWDCLKQDTDGQNVLIYDNYKAGRKGRRLPISQATAGVITRQQELIRADFPLTPTAELMLLPTRVGNPHGRKPLASGWLASRHREWIRSLPAFLIPTRVEINGQQATKMLPFDKCKIFLYAYRHTYCQRHADEGIQPDVLQSLMDHRQLSTTQRYYRVTEQRKREAVDRVSAMQFDRHGNRIWRQAKELLDDEYARRAVGEVQAPYGVCVEPSNVAAGGHACPVRFRCVGCDHFRTDASYLPDLEAYLADLLRNRERLAAFASADDWAKVEAAPSDEEIARVRRLVRRVREDLDVLTDEDRTQIKEATTVLRRSRRQIVALGMPRVGPPMPDFRPGRTA; encoded by the coding sequence ACGGCACGGCTTCGGCGTTGCGAGCTGCGGTGGATCAGGAATTTCTGGACCTGCTGGGCTGGTCGGATGAGGTCCGGATGTTGTTCTTCCCTTACGACCATCACCTGCTTGGCATGCCGATGTGCAGGGTGAAGGGCTGTCCACAGGCCAGTGTCGCCCGGCAACTGTGTGAAGGGTGCCGGCTGCGGTGGAGGCAGGCAGGGAAGCCTGGCGTGGATCAGTTCGTGGAGACGGCTCGCCCCGGTACGCGCCGGACCGGGGTCGCGGACTGCTCGGTGGAGGGATGCCCGCGGCCGTTCCGGTCGTGGAGAAATCCGGTCTGCTCGACCCACTTCGCCCAGCTCACCCGGCTTCAGGTGACGTTGGAGGAGTTCCTCGTGCGTGACGACGTTGTCCCCTTGCCGGCCTTCGGGCACTGCGAGGTCGTGGCCTGCCACCGCAAGCGAGACGGCAGTTCCCCGTACTGTCATGGCCATCGTGTCCGTTGGTCGTGGGCCGTCAAACGCGGACTGAGCAGAGACGATGAAGCGCGGTGGCGGCGTACTACCGCGCCTGTCTCGGCGAACAACGAGGTCAGCCTGCGCGGACTGGCCGAGCGGCTGGTCGCGGAAATCCTCTACGGCATCCAGGCCCGTACCCGCGAGGGCCTGCACACGACGCAGCCCGTACTCCGGACGCTTACCAATCGGCTGCGCGAGCTCGAACTGCCCTCGCTGGCCGCAGTGGACCTAGACCAGGTATCCCGCGGCGAACGGGGATTCTGCAGCAGCCTGGTCACCCATGTCGGCCGCTTCGGGCTCACCCCAGAGGGCGAACGGGCCAAGGACGTGTGGAACGGCGCCGTCTTCGGCCATGCCGGCTATCTGCGTTTCACCGCGATCCACCAGCCATGGCTCCGCGGTGCCGCAAAGAAATGGGCGTTCTTCTCGCTGCCGCAGCGCCGCGGCAAGGCCATCGCCACGTGCCAGGACATTCTCAGCGCGTTCGCGCTCCTCTCCGAGAGCCTTCGGCTGCAGCGCGAGGACGGCGGCAATGACATTCGATCCCTGGGCCGCAGGGACATCACCGCCTTCACCAACCGGCTGAGCTACCTGCGCCACACCGGCGTCATCTCGGCCCGCAGAACGGTGGTCGTCAGCCGCTGCGTGCGCAGCAACCTGGCCCGGATGCGCTCATTGGGCCTGACCCGACCCGGCGAGCCGCTACACGGTCTGCCGGACGACTTCGCTCTCCTGGCCGAGGACGTCCCCGACGACCCCGAGGACACCGAAGCAGGCAAAGACCTCCCAGCCGAGGTCATGCGGCAAATCTGCGAGTACCTGCCCTCCCTCGCCGGCACGAAGCGGAACGGCAACGAGAACCGGGTGGCCACAGAATTACTGATCGACACCGGCAGGCGGCCCATGGAGATCTGCCAACTGCGGTGGGACTGCCTTAAGCAGGACACCGACGGCCAGAACGTCCTGATCTACGACAACTACAAGGCCGGCCGCAAAGGACGCCGACTGCCGATCTCCCAGGCCACCGCAGGAGTGATCACCAGGCAGCAGGAACTGATCCGCGCCGACTTCCCCCTGACCCCCACCGCTGAGCTGATGCTCCTGCCGACACGGGTAGGCAACCCCCACGGCCGCAAGCCACTCGCGTCCGGCTGGCTGGCCAGCCGCCACCGCGAATGGATCCGGTCACTACCCGCGTTCCTGATCCCCACCCGCGTCGAGATCAACGGGCAGCAGGCCACCAAGATGCTGCCCTTCGACAAATGCAAGATCTTCCTCTACGCCTACCGGCACACCTATTGCCAGCGGCACGCTGACGAGGGCATCCAGCCCGACGTCCTCCAAAGCCTTATGGACCATCGCCAACTCAGCACTACTCAGCGTTACTACCGTGTCACTGAGCAGCGCAAACGCGAGGCCGTCGACCGCGTCTCGGCGATGCAGTTCGACCGGCACGGCAACCGCATCTGGCGGCAAGCCAAGGAACTGCTGGACGACGAGTATGCCCGCCGCGCTGTCGGCGAGGTCCAAGCGCCCTACGGCGTCTGCGTCGAGCCATCCAACGTCGCGGCGGGCGGACACGCCTGCCCCGTCCGATTCCGCTGCGTCGGATGCGACCACTTCCGCACCGACGCCTCCTACCTCCCTGACCTGGAGGCATACCTCGCCGACCTGCTGCGAAACCGAGAACGACTGGCCGCGTTCGCCTCCGCCGACGATTGGGCAAAAGTCGAGGCCGCACCCTCCGACGAGGAAATCGCCCGGGTCCGTCGTCTTGTGCGGCGTGTCCGAGAGGACCTCGACGTTCTCACCGACGAGGACCGCACGCAGATCAAGGAAGCCACCACTGTCCTGCGCCGCAGCCGCCGGCAGATCGTTGCCCTCGGGATGCCCCGCGTCGGACCGCCCATGCCCGACTTTCGCCCCGGCAGAACAGCATGA
- a CDS encoding DUF6262 family protein, whose product MSDGRRADSARRRERVLKALDTMLRSDADITVSALARAARVDRTFLYRHRDLLQRVHAAAAAAPPQEGQIAAVSRASLQADLANALERNKRLAARVQQLEKRLSQALGEAAWAESGLGAPADVDQLQQRIKMLEQNLADIQDQLDERADELEAARAANRELTRALNQRET is encoded by the coding sequence ATGAGTGACGGGCGGCGGGCCGACTCGGCCCGCCGCCGGGAGCGCGTTCTCAAGGCCCTCGACACGATGCTGCGAAGCGACGCCGACATCACCGTTTCGGCTCTCGCCCGTGCGGCTCGAGTGGACCGAACTTTTCTCTACCGGCACCGCGACCTGCTCCAACGTGTCCACGCGGCCGCGGCCGCCGCCCCTCCCCAGGAGGGGCAGATCGCAGCCGTCAGCCGGGCCTCGCTGCAGGCCGACCTGGCCAACGCGCTGGAACGGAACAAACGCCTTGCCGCGCGGGTCCAGCAGTTGGAGAAGCGCCTCTCCCAGGCCCTCGGGGAGGCGGCCTGGGCCGAGTCCGGCTTGGGGGCGCCAGCCGATGTCGACCAGCTCCAGCAACGCATCAAGATGCTGGAGCAGAACCTCGCCGACATCCAAGATCAGCTCGACGAACGTGCCGATGAATTGGAGGCTGCCCGAGCGGCCAACCGAGAGCTAACCCGGGCCCTGAACCAGCGCGAAACGTAG
- a CDS encoding DUF427 domain-containing protein, with translation MMRAVWNATVLAEAEQTVVVEGNHYFPPESLHREYFTESRARSLCFWKGLARYYTVSVGGQTNVNAAWYYPHPSPLAKKIKGYVAFWNGVMVEEAAPQESR, from the coding sequence ATGATGCGTGCCGTGTGGAACGCCACCGTGCTCGCGGAGGCCGAGCAGACCGTTGTCGTGGAGGGCAATCACTACTTTCCGCCCGAGTCGCTCCACCGGGAGTACTTCACCGAGAGCCGGGCCAGGTCGCTGTGCTTCTGGAAGGGGCTTGCCCGCTACTACACCGTGTCCGTCGGCGGGCAGACTAACGTGAACGCTGCCTGGTACTACCCGCACCCCAGCCCGCTGGCGAAGAAGATCAAGGGGTACGTCGCGTTCTGGAACGGCGTCATGGTCGAGGAAGCAGCGCCGCAGGAGAGCCGGTGA
- a CDS encoding SRPBCC family protein — protein MTAARGLRIAAWGVGVGGSLAAGYLGLVTGAVPVDVGVGRRTRALGPRSVDIAAPRETVFDVVARPYLGRTPRAMREKLHVLERGSDLVLAEHFTPVAGGRLRAVTVETVRFTRPERVGFRLVRGPVPQVTESFVLSETAAGTRLVYEGQLGTDLWRLGQWWGNLVASRWEAAVAASLASVKAEAERRSGGGRVNPRLVR, from the coding sequence GTGACCGCCGCTCGTGGTCTGCGGATCGCGGCTTGGGGCGTGGGTGTGGGCGGCTCGCTGGCCGCCGGCTACCTGGGGCTGGTGACCGGAGCCGTCCCGGTCGATGTCGGTGTGGGGCGCCGTACCCGCGCGTTGGGCCCGCGGAGCGTCGACATCGCGGCCCCTCGGGAGACGGTGTTCGACGTGGTGGCCCGGCCGTACCTGGGCCGTACGCCTCGGGCGATGCGCGAGAAGCTGCATGTGCTGGAACGCGGCAGTGACCTGGTGCTGGCCGAGCACTTCACCCCGGTCGCGGGCGGGCGGCTGCGAGCGGTCACGGTGGAGACGGTGCGCTTCACCCGGCCCGAGCGCGTCGGCTTCCGCCTGGTGCGCGGCCCCGTGCCGCAGGTGACCGAGTCCTTCGTACTGAGCGAGACCGCGGCGGGGACCCGGCTGGTGTACGAGGGGCAACTGGGTACCGATCTGTGGCGGCTGGGGCAGTGGTGGGGCAACTTGGTGGCCTCCCGCTGGGAGGCAGCGGTCGCCGCCTCGCTCGCCTCGGTGAAGGCCGAGGCCGAGCGCCGCTCCGGCGGTGGGAGGGTGAATCCGCGGCTGGTTCGGTGA
- a CDS encoding MauE/DoxX family redox-associated membrane protein: MVLRLVLGTVYTAMAAGQIASITVMPTVLGAYGLVHGAVAAALAAALIAGELVCGVWFLTRPRSTASAPVWVYTAVSVVWTVLAVQAYARGLAVDNCGCFGNYLTQRLGWFVLLQDALTLVYAAVLLRTARTAIARESTGGVEAARDVRFP; this comes from the coding sequence ATGGTGCTCCGTCTCGTACTCGGCACGGTCTACACGGCGATGGCCGCCGGACAGATCGCCTCGATTACCGTCATGCCGACCGTTCTCGGCGCGTACGGTCTGGTGCACGGCGCCGTCGCGGCCGCGCTGGCCGCGGCGCTGATCGCTGGGGAGTTGGTGTGCGGGGTGTGGTTCCTGACTCGTCCCCGGTCGACAGCCAGCGCCCCCGTGTGGGTCTACACCGCCGTGTCCGTCGTGTGGACTGTGCTGGCCGTCCAGGCGTATGCGCGGGGACTGGCCGTGGACAACTGCGGCTGTTTCGGGAACTACCTCACCCAGCGGCTGGGCTGGTTCGTCCTCCTGCAGGACGCCCTCACCCTCGTGTACGCCGCCGTGCTGCTGCGCACTGCCCGTACGGCCATCGCGAGGGAGTCGACCGGTGGCGTGGAGGCAGCTCGTGATGTCCGCTTCCCGTGA
- a CDS encoding mercury transporter, whose product MSASRERSRFGGAVAVAAGLVLVVCCAGPLLLGGAGLGAVGGALANLWLITVGAVVLVAGTASALWCRARRRRGAGPDGCCPTVPDPHRREDDTPDYDVR is encoded by the coding sequence ATGTCCGCTTCCCGTGAACGCTCCCGATTCGGTGGGGCGGTCGCCGTTGCGGCCGGTCTGGTCCTGGTCGTGTGTTGCGCGGGTCCATTGCTCTTGGGCGGAGCGGGGCTCGGCGCGGTCGGTGGCGCGCTGGCCAATTTGTGGCTGATCACGGTCGGTGCGGTCGTGCTCGTGGCCGGCACCGCCTCTGCCCTGTGGTGCCGGGCCCGGCGTCGCCGAGGCGCCGGGCCGGACGGCTGCTGCCCGACTGTCCCGGACCCGCACCGCCGTGAGGACGACACCCCGGACTACGACGTCCGGTGA
- a CDS encoding radical SAM protein has protein sequence MAQAPAPRRKVDRDEVFVEFTKSICPLCKTPIDAQVSIRETKVYLRKRCRDHGEFEALVYGDAEEYLASSRFNKPGTIPLSFQTEVKDGCPLDCGLCPEHKQHACLGIIEVNTGCNLDCPICFADSGHHSDGYSITREQCERMLDAFVASEGEAEVVMFSGGEPTIHKHILDFIDLAQARPIRSVNLNTNGIRLATDRTFVAELGKRNQAPGKSVNIYLQFDGFDERTHLEIRGRDLRTFKQRALDNCAEAGLTVTLVATVERGLNEHELGAIIEYGIDHPAVRSVAFQPVTHSGRHVEFDPLNRLTNPDVIRLINAHRPDWFTKGDFFPVPCCFPTCRSITYLLVDGEVGNRTVVPIPRLLNVEDYLDYVSNRVMPDAGIREALEKLWSASAFMGTATTEEKLRAAAEALDCADACGIDLPEAVKQLNDKAFMIVVQDFLDSYTLNVKQLMKCCVEEITPDGRLIPFCAYNSVGYREQVRAEMSGVPVAGVAPNALPLADRLTDTPYGSKTAITGPTAEEETR, from the coding sequence ATGGCCCAGGCACCGGCGCCGAGGCGCAAGGTGGACCGGGACGAGGTGTTTGTGGAGTTCACCAAGTCGATCTGCCCACTGTGCAAGACCCCCATCGATGCGCAGGTCAGCATCCGCGAAACGAAGGTCTATCTGCGTAAACGCTGCCGCGATCACGGGGAGTTCGAGGCGCTGGTGTACGGGGATGCCGAGGAGTACCTGGCCTCGTCCCGCTTCAACAAGCCCGGCACCATCCCCCTCAGCTTCCAGACCGAGGTCAAGGACGGCTGCCCGCTCGACTGCGGCCTGTGTCCGGAGCATAAGCAGCATGCTTGCCTGGGGATCATCGAGGTCAACACCGGCTGCAACCTGGACTGCCCGATCTGCTTCGCCGACTCCGGCCACCACAGCGACGGCTATTCCATCACCCGTGAGCAGTGCGAGCGGATGCTGGACGCGTTTGTGGCCTCTGAGGGGGAGGCGGAGGTGGTGATGTTCTCCGGTGGCGAGCCCACCATCCACAAGCACATCCTGGACTTCATCGACCTCGCCCAAGCCCGCCCGATCAGATCCGTCAACCTCAACACCAACGGCATCCGCCTGGCCACCGACCGGACCTTCGTCGCCGAACTCGGCAAACGCAACCAGGCACCGGGGAAGTCGGTGAACATCTACCTGCAGTTCGACGGCTTCGACGAACGCACCCACCTGGAGATCCGCGGCCGGGACCTGCGCACGTTCAAGCAGCGGGCCCTGGACAACTGCGCCGAGGCTGGTCTGACCGTCACCCTGGTCGCGACCGTCGAACGGGGCCTGAATGAGCACGAACTCGGGGCGATCATCGAGTACGGCATTGACCACCCCGCAGTCCGCTCGGTGGCGTTCCAACCGGTCACCCACTCCGGTCGGCACGTGGAATTCGACCCACTGAACCGGCTCACCAACCCCGACGTCATCCGGCTGATCAACGCCCACCGCCCGGACTGGTTCACCAAGGGCGACTTCTTCCCCGTGCCGTGCTGCTTCCCGACCTGCCGCTCCATCACCTACCTCCTGGTGGACGGCGAGGTAGGCAACCGCACCGTCGTGCCGATCCCGCGGCTGCTGAACGTGGAGGACTACCTCGACTACGTCTCCAACCGGGTGATGCCGGATGCCGGGATCCGGGAGGCGCTGGAGAAGCTGTGGTCCGCCTCGGCGTTCATGGGCACCGCCACCACCGAGGAGAAGCTGCGGGCCGCCGCCGAAGCCCTCGACTGCGCGGACGCCTGCGGCATCGACCTGCCGGAGGCTGTGAAGCAGCTGAACGACAAGGCGTTCATGATCGTGGTGCAGGACTTCCTGGACTCCTACACCCTCAACGTCAAGCAGCTGATGAAGTGCTGCGTTGAGGAGATCACCCCCGACGGGCGCTTGATTCCGTTCTGCGCGTACAACTCCGTCGGCTACCGCGAGCAGGTCCGCGCCGAGATGTCCGGCGTGCCCGTCGCCGGTGTTGCTCCGAACGCGCTGCCGCTGGCCGACCGGCTCACCGATACCCCGTACGGCTCCAAGACCGCCATCACCGGGCCAACCGCCGAGGAGGAGACGCGATGA
- a CDS encoding class I SAM-dependent methyltransferase encodes MTDRNTLPSGPPGDELKACCAAAYSSDVVALLLGDSYHPGGTTLTRRLADALDLGEDRRVLDVASGRGTTALLLTDTYGVRVDGVDYAPANTALAQGAAQAAGLADRAVFTTGDAEQLPYPDAVFDAVVCECALCTFPDKARAAAEFARVLKPGRRLGITDVTAIPDRLPAVLTGLAARIACIADARPLQEYAKLLAAAGLRTLRSERHDHAMTRMIDQIEARLNLLRMTSAGRLSEAGVDLDAAPVVLAAARTAVADGMLGYALLIAEKAS; translated from the coding sequence ATGACCGACCGGAACACGCTCCCGTCCGGCCCGCCCGGCGACGAGCTGAAAGCCTGCTGCGCCGCTGCGTACTCCTCGGACGTAGTCGCCCTGCTCCTGGGGGACTCCTACCATCCCGGCGGCACGACCCTGACCCGGCGCCTCGCCGACGCCTTGGACCTGGGCGAGGACCGCCGCGTGCTCGACGTGGCCTCCGGCCGCGGCACCACCGCCCTGCTCCTCACCGACACCTACGGCGTCCGGGTCGACGGCGTGGACTACGCCCCGGCCAACACCGCCCTCGCCCAGGGCGCCGCCCAGGCCGCAGGACTCGCCGACCGGGCCGTCTTCACCACCGGCGACGCCGAACAACTGCCCTACCCGGATGCCGTCTTCGACGCGGTGGTGTGCGAGTGCGCCCTGTGCACCTTCCCCGACAAGGCCCGGGCCGCAGCCGAGTTCGCCCGCGTCCTGAAACCCGGCAGACGGCTCGGCATCACCGACGTCACCGCCATCCCCGACCGGCTCCCCGCCGTGCTGACCGGTCTCGCCGCGCGGATCGCCTGCATCGCCGACGCCCGCCCGCTTCAGGAGTACGCCAAGCTCCTGGCCGCCGCCGGACTACGCACTCTGCGCAGCGAGCGCCACGACCACGCCATGACCCGCATGATCGACCAGATCGAAGCCCGGCTGAACCTGCTGCGCATGACCTCCGCAGGCCGGCTCAGCGAGGCCGGAGTGGACCTGGACGCCGCCCCCGTCGTCCTCGCGGCAGCCCGCACGGCCGTCGCCGACGGAATGCTCGGCTACGCGCTGCTGATCGCCGAAAAGGCGTCGTGA
- a CDS encoding Crp/Fnr family transcriptional regulator: MAADTPPRGDSPAGGAVPYCLAEGTSALAAPAWGAAPPPWAPGRREETHRMIEHHDGETGDADRTWCISEVDIFCDLSEPEMDAIAAAAPMKTYTAGEILHSPQQPSEVLFILKRGRVRIFRVSADGRALTCAIISPGTIFGEMALLGQRMYDNFAEALDDVTVCVMSRADVQKFLLSDARIAARITEILGRRLADLEQRLSDSVFKSVPQRIATTLTTLATRTDTPAGKLRPGLRHPQIALTHEQLAALAGTSRETCTKVLREFADRGLLRLARGRITVLDPARLLDEAG, encoded by the coding sequence GTGGCAGCGGACACTCCGCCGCGCGGCGACAGCCCCGCCGGCGGCGCGGTGCCCTACTGTCTGGCCGAGGGCACCAGCGCGCTGGCCGCCCCCGCCTGGGGCGCCGCACCACCACCGTGGGCCCCCGGGCGACGCGAGGAGACCCACCGCATGATCGAACACCACGACGGCGAGACGGGCGATGCCGACCGCACCTGGTGCATCTCCGAGGTCGACATCTTCTGCGACCTGTCCGAGCCGGAGATGGACGCCATCGCCGCCGCGGCCCCGATGAAGACCTATACCGCCGGGGAAATCCTCCACTCCCCCCAGCAGCCGTCCGAGGTGCTGTTCATCCTCAAACGCGGCCGGGTCCGTATCTTCCGGGTCTCCGCCGACGGCCGCGCGCTGACCTGCGCGATCATCAGCCCCGGCACGATCTTCGGCGAGATGGCCCTGCTCGGGCAGCGCATGTACGACAACTTCGCCGAAGCCCTCGACGACGTCACCGTGTGCGTCATGAGCCGCGCCGACGTGCAGAAGTTCCTGCTGTCGGATGCCCGGATCGCCGCCCGGATCACCGAGATCCTCGGCCGCCGCCTCGCCGACCTCGAACAGCGCCTGTCCGACAGCGTCTTCAAGTCCGTCCCCCAGCGCATCGCCACCACCCTGACCACCCTCGCCACCCGCACCGACACCCCCGCCGGGAAGCTCCGGCCCGGCCTGCGGCACCCGCAGATCGCCCTCACCCACGAGCAGCTCGCCGCGCTGGCCGGCACCTCCCGCGAGACCTGCACCAAAGTGCTGCGCGAGTTCGCCGACCGCGGCCTGCTACGCCTGGCCCGCGGCCGCATCACCGTCCTCGACCCCGCCCGGCTGCTCGACGAAGCCGGATAG
- a CDS encoding Tn3 family transposase: MEALRFLPKLERTLAKSRQSELFPSVPVKHLGPTWQTKVFPTEGEHSGGVDKHAWIVGTAEALRGALRRHDVFVPGLDKWGDPRKALLQDDAWENARTRVCRSLGLSAKPGVDVDRWCRELDHDYQRLHAGLADNPHVRIEQRTENGKLRDHLVLTGLDKLTEPASLTDLRKAVDARIPTVDLPELLLEVHAWTGFLNHFHHVSEAGSRAEHLVVSLAAVLVAEACNIGIQAMVSEDCRRSRNSPPLRSRNSPGPRPSRV; encoded by the coding sequence ATGGAGGCACTGAGGTTCCTGCCGAAGCTGGAGCGGACCCTGGCCAAGAGCCGCCAGAGCGAGCTGTTCCCCTCCGTCCCCGTCAAGCACCTCGGCCCCACCTGGCAGACGAAGGTCTTCCCCACCGAGGGCGAGCACTCCGGCGGCGTCGACAAACACGCCTGGATCGTCGGCACCGCCGAGGCCCTGCGCGGCGCCCTGCGCCGCCACGACGTGTTCGTACCCGGCCTGGACAAGTGGGGCGACCCCCGCAAAGCCCTGCTCCAGGACGACGCCTGGGAAAACGCCCGCACCCGGGTATGCCGTAGCCTCGGCCTGTCCGCAAAGCCCGGCGTCGACGTGGACCGCTGGTGCCGCGAACTCGACCACGACTACCAGCGCCTGCACGCTGGCCTCGCCGACAACCCGCACGTACGCATCGAGCAGCGCACCGAAAACGGCAAACTGCGCGACCACCTCGTCCTCACCGGCCTGGACAAGCTCACCGAACCCGCCAGCCTCACCGACCTGCGCAAGGCGGTCGACGCCCGCATCCCCACCGTCGACCTCCCAGAACTCCTCCTCGAAGTCCACGCCTGGACCGGGTTCCTGAACCACTTCCACCACGTCTCGGAGGCGGGCAGCCGCGCCGAGCATCTCGTCGTATCGCTCGCAGCGGTCCTGGTGGCCGAGGCGTGCAACATCGGGATTCAGGCGATGGTCTCCGAGGACTGTCGACGATCACGTAATTCCCCACCCCTGCGGTCACGTAATTCCCCAGGTCCTCGCCCCAGTCGGGTCTAG
- the istB gene encoding IS21-like element helper ATPase IstB, protein MSVMTTALRDCLKTLRLSGMLETLDARLTQAQKGELGHLDFLQVLCHDEITRRESVALERHLRKAKFEQQATLEGFDFNASPKLPAAQIRDLAALRWLHSGESVILFGPVGVGKTHVAQALGHQAVRQGANVRFAKTSRILAELAGGHADRTWDRRMRELIRPDLLILDDFAMRQLTASQADDLYELVSERQGRSLIITSNRAPSDWYPLFPNPVVAESLLDRLINASHQVIMNGPSYRPNKRPKDPTGKPPTA, encoded by the coding sequence GCGGCTATCCGGGATGCTCGAAACCCTCGACGCCCGCCTCACCCAGGCCCAGAAGGGCGAGCTCGGGCACCTCGACTTCCTCCAGGTCCTCTGCCACGACGAGATCACCCGGCGCGAGTCCGTCGCGCTCGAACGCCACCTGCGCAAGGCCAAGTTCGAGCAGCAGGCCACCTTGGAGGGCTTCGACTTCAACGCCTCCCCGAAGCTGCCCGCCGCGCAGATCCGCGACCTGGCCGCGCTGCGTTGGCTGCACTCCGGTGAGTCCGTCATTCTGTTCGGACCCGTCGGCGTCGGGAAGACGCACGTCGCGCAGGCCCTCGGCCACCAGGCCGTCCGCCAGGGCGCCAACGTCCGCTTCGCCAAGACCAGCCGCATTCTCGCCGAGCTCGCCGGCGGCCACGCGGACCGCACCTGGGACAGACGCATGCGCGAGCTCATCCGCCCCGACCTGCTCATCCTCGACGACTTCGCCATGCGCCAGCTCACCGCCTCCCAGGCCGACGACCTCTACGAACTCGTCTCCGAGCGGCAAGGACGCTCACTGATCATCACCAGCAACCGGGCACCCAGCGACTGGTATCCCCTGTTCCCCAACCCCGTCGTCGCCGAGTCACTGCTGGACCGGCTGATCAACGCCAGCCACCAGGTGATCATGAACGGCCCCAGCTACCGGCCCAACAAGCGGCCCAAGGACCCGACCGGCAAGCCGCCGACCGCCTAG